Proteins encoded together in one Lysinibacillus sp. FSL K6-0232 window:
- the ribF gene encoding riboflavin biosynthesis protein RibF, translating to MEVIHLKYPHQLQQRESKQPYSLALGFFDGVHRGHQAVIKTAKEEGDKRHIPTAVMTFDPHPSLVLGGRNEKVFYITLLQQKLQLFKELGVNAVFVVHFTSDFAKLSPAAFIDTFIRELNIQHVTAGFDFSFGAFGKGTMEDMRALSNGDYGVTIVDKKTDDIEKISSTRIRKLLQEGEMEAARTLLGRPFEISGIVVHGDKRGRTIGFPTANIQALEGTYIPASGVYAVRLLVQNNWYDAVCNVGYKPTFKDPSNKQLSIEVHILNFDKNIYGEEVHVTWYKRIRSERKFDGIEALKTQIEKDKQETIRYFNELQ from the coding sequence ATGGAGGTCATTCATTTAAAATACCCTCATCAATTACAACAGCGAGAAAGCAAGCAACCATATTCATTAGCACTAGGCTTTTTCGATGGTGTACATAGAGGGCATCAAGCAGTGATTAAGACAGCGAAGGAAGAGGGGGACAAGCGGCACATTCCAACTGCGGTAATGACATTCGATCCACATCCTTCACTAGTCCTTGGTGGACGTAATGAAAAGGTTTTCTATATTACACTTTTACAGCAGAAATTACAGCTTTTCAAGGAGCTAGGTGTGAATGCCGTATTTGTTGTTCATTTTACATCTGACTTTGCCAAGCTTTCACCCGCTGCATTTATTGATACATTTATTCGCGAATTAAATATTCAGCATGTGACAGCTGGATTTGATTTTTCTTTTGGCGCATTTGGAAAAGGTACAATGGAGGATATGCGCGCATTAAGTAATGGCGATTACGGTGTAACGATTGTTGATAAAAAAACAGATGATATTGAAAAAATTAGCTCTACTCGTATTCGTAAGCTTTTACAGGAAGGCGAGATGGAAGCTGCAAGAACATTATTAGGAAGACCATTTGAAATTAGTGGTATTGTTGTGCATGGCGATAAGCGTGGGCGTACAATAGGCTTCCCAACCGCAAATATTCAAGCATTGGAAGGAACGTATATTCCAGCAAGTGGTGTCTATGCGGTGCGTTTGCTTGTGCAAAATAATTGGTATGATGCTGTTTGTAATGTAGGCTATAAACCTACTTTCAAAGACCCAAGCAATAAGCAGCTCTCCATTGAAGTCCATATTTTAAACTTTGATAAAAATATCTATGGTGAGGAAGTTCATGTCACGTGGTATAAACGTATTCGCAGTGAACGAAAATTTGATGGCATTGAAGCATTAAAAACCCAAATCGAAAAGGATAAACAAGAAACTATTCGCTATTTTAATGAGCTTCAATAG
- the truB gene encoding tRNA pseudouridine(55) synthase TruB: protein MNGILPLWKERGMTSHDCVFKLRKILRTKKVGHTGTLDPGVEGVLPICIGQATRIAEYLTDAGKTYEAIISIGRTTTTEDAEGETVEENLTIKKFSREQLLEVLASLTGVIEQTPPMFSAVKVNGKRLYEYARKGESVERPTRQVTIYDLELLDELAQYEGQEITFPVRIACSKGTYIRTLAVQIGEALGYPAHMKELVRTASGTFTQDNCFTLAQVAELMEAEQGATCILPVEYALADYPYIEITNANEKEIFNGQVLPADALLKSHDKIVFGINGKAVAVYQAHPTKEGLMKPHKMFPMIE from the coding sequence ATGAACGGTATTTTACCGCTTTGGAAAGAAAGAGGCATGACGAGCCATGATTGTGTCTTTAAATTACGCAAAATTTTGCGGACAAAAAAAGTTGGGCATACAGGTACACTTGATCCAGGTGTTGAGGGCGTACTACCAATTTGTATTGGCCAAGCAACTCGAATAGCAGAATATTTAACGGACGCAGGGAAAACCTATGAAGCAATTATTTCAATCGGTCGTACCACGACAACCGAGGATGCAGAAGGTGAAACTGTTGAAGAAAATCTTACGATAAAAAAATTTTCTCGTGAACAGTTGCTAGAGGTTTTAGCTTCATTAACTGGAGTTATTGAACAAACACCACCCATGTTTTCAGCAGTAAAAGTAAATGGGAAGCGCCTCTATGAATATGCGCGAAAAGGCGAAAGTGTTGAAAGACCAACCCGCCAAGTCACAATTTATGATTTAGAGCTTCTTGATGAGCTAGCACAATATGAGGGGCAAGAGATTACATTTCCTGTCCGTATCGCTTGCAGTAAAGGGACCTATATACGAACATTAGCTGTACAAATTGGTGAGGCGCTTGGCTATCCAGCACATATGAAGGAACTCGTACGAACTGCCTCAGGTACCTTTACACAGGATAACTGTTTTACATTAGCACAGGTTGCTGAGCTAATGGAGGCTGAGCAAGGGGCTACCTGTATTTTACCTGTCGAGTATGCATTAGCAGACTATCCATATATTGAGATTACGAACGCCAATGAAAAAGAAATTTTCAATGGACAAGTGCTTCCAGCAGATGCATTATTAAAGAGTCATGATAAAATTGTGTTTGGAATCAATGGAAAGGCAGTTGCGGTTTATCAAGCTCATCCGACAAAGGAAGGGCTGATGAAACCACACAAGATGTTTCCGATGATAGAGTAG
- a CDS encoding DUF503 domain-containing protein — MIVYAEVEFIIQTAHSLKEKRAVLQRMLTRTKQKFNVSIAEIDHQNVWQRTKLALVAVSSSKEAAEREINHALHYLESNPSWEQLNVWRDYL, encoded by the coding sequence ATGATTGTTTATGCAGAGGTTGAATTTATCATTCAAACTGCCCATTCGTTAAAGGAAAAACGAGCTGTCCTACAGCGTATGCTTACTCGCACAAAGCAAAAATTTAATGTTTCCATTGCGGAAATTGACCATCAAAATGTATGGCAGCGCACAAAGTTAGCACTTGTTGCTGTTTCTTCATCGAAAGAGGCGGCTGAACGAGAAATTAATCATGCGCTCCACTACTTAGAGTCAAATCCGTCATGGGAACAGCTAAATGTCTGGCGAGATTATTTATAA
- a CDS encoding DoxX family protein — protein MFNKLLRENTIVAGVLTVIRIYLGWHWLTAGWGKVVNDFDATGFLINAVENPVTSGSSGELMYPLYVKFIEAFAVPNAQLINILIPWGEVLVGLGLILGCLTTYAAFFGMVMNFAFLLAGTISSNPWDILLAIFIAAAGYNAGKFGLDRFVIPLFREELKIANINDTSTKAISKNT, from the coding sequence ATGTTTAATAAACTGTTACGAGAAAACACAATTGTTGCTGGCGTATTAACAGTTATTCGTATTTACTTAGGATGGCATTGGCTAACAGCAGGGTGGGGAAAGGTAGTCAATGATTTTGATGCAACTGGCTTTTTGATAAATGCGGTGGAAAATCCCGTAACAAGTGGTAGCAGTGGCGAATTAATGTATCCGTTATATGTAAAATTTATTGAGGCATTTGCTGTACCTAATGCACAGCTTATTAATATTTTAATTCCTTGGGGAGAGGTTTTAGTAGGGCTAGGGCTGATTCTTGGCTGTTTAACAACATATGCAGCATTTTTCGGCATGGTTATGAACTTTGCATTTTTACTAGCAGGCACAATATCCAGTAATCCTTGGGATATTTTATTAGCTATCTTTATTGCAGCTGCAGGCTATAATGCAGGTAAATTTGGACTAGACCGCTTCGTGATACCATTATTTAGAGAAGAACTAAAAATAGCAAATATAAATGACACTTCAACAAAAGCTATCTCTAAAAATACATAG
- the rpsO gene encoding 30S ribosomal protein S15, with protein MAISKERKNEIIAEYRTHESDTGSPEVQVAVLTAEINALNTHLRTHKKDFHSERGLLKMVGRRRHLLKYLRETDVQRYRELINRLGLRR; from the coding sequence ATGGCTATTTCAAAAGAACGTAAAAACGAAATTATCGCTGAGTATCGCACTCACGAAAGTGACACTGGTTCACCAGAAGTACAAGTTGCAGTATTAACAGCAGAAATCAATGCTTTAAACACTCACTTACGTACACACAAAAAAGATTTCCACTCTGAGCGTGGTCTTCTTAAAATGGTAGGTCGTCGTCGTCACTTATTAAAATATCTTCGTGAAACTGACGTACAACGCTACCGTGAATTAATCAACCGTTTAGGCTTACGTCGCTAA
- the rbfA gene encoding 30S ribosome-binding factor RbfA translates to MSLRSNRVAEQMKKELGDILGRKIKDPRVGFVTVTGVEVTGDLQQATIYITSLGNEREREETLKALVKASGFIRSEIGSRIRLRRTPELIFEFDSSIEYGNRIDSLLRDLHKE, encoded by the coding sequence ATGTCTCTACGTTCAAACCGTGTTGCCGAGCAAATGAAAAAGGAGCTTGGTGATATTCTTGGCCGTAAAATCAAAGACCCACGTGTTGGCTTTGTGACTGTTACAGGTGTTGAAGTAACAGGTGATTTACAGCAAGCAACAATTTATATAACATCTTTAGGCAATGAACGTGAACGTGAGGAAACACTGAAAGCTTTAGTGAAAGCCTCTGGTTTTATTCGCTCAGAAATTGGTTCACGCATTCGTCTACGACGTACACCAGAATTAATCTTTGAATTTGATTCATCGATTGAATATGGTAATCGTATTGATTCATTGTTAAGAGATTTACACAAAGAATAA